Below is a window of Hydrogenimonas sp. DNA.
TGAGCCTTACCAGCAGCTCCACCATTAGAGGATCTCTACCCATATCCTTATCGTATACCGATGTGCGCATGCTAAGATTCATTGCGACCTGTCCGACGACCTCCATGTCGTCTGTAAACGCTTCAAAAATCTCTTTTACCCTCGTCAAGGGAAGATCCCTGTTTTTAAGCTCTTCTATTGAACTCTCTCTTTCCATAATATATATAGCACTTTCATAGGGGATTGGAACCGAAATCTGCACCGGAAGGTCCGGTTGCGTTATCGGGACTGAAATTATGGTAGCGAAAAGGGTAGTCGTAGTCAATACCGAAATGAACACTCTCATGGAAAGGAGCGATAGGCTTATTGTGAAACCGATTTTCGGTGTATATAATCAGTTTAACTGCCGAAGCACTTCATAAGAATTGTATATGAGTCGATATAGTTGTTGCAAAGTCGGCCTAAGGGGTTATAAATCGTAGGATAAGACCCTTTTAAAGCTGGCTTAAGAAATTAGTTTCTATAATGAATTGTTATCGGGAATCCCGAAAAATCGGTGCATTAGACACCTTGAACAAACACATAAGGAGTTATGATGAAGCAGTGGTTCAGGACGCTTTGCTTTGCGGCTGTCTTTTCCGCCTCGACACTGTTGGGTGCGGATAAGATCACGATACAGCCTGAAGAGGCTGTAAAGCTGATTGGGAAACCCGGCTATGTCTTTGTGAGCGGAGACAGTGAAACGGCATTCGAAGGCGGCCATATAAAAGGGTCGCGAAATATGTATGCGCACCATCTGCATCATGCGGATCTCATGGGAAACCTGGAGTGTGAACCTCTCTATCAGTGTCCCGAACATGCGGAGCACTACATAAGCAGCAAGGGGATAAAAAGGAGCGATACGATCATCGCTTACGACAACTGGAGAGGCCCCAACGCTACGGGAGTCTACAGCTTCTTCAAATCATACGGGCACAAAAAGGTCTACATCCTGGACGGCGGACTCGACGGCATAAAGGCACTCGATCCCAACCAGAAGATATATGACAGGCTCAAAAAGGAGAAGAGGGCTGTAAAAAAAGCCTATAAAAAGGCGAAAAAAGCGGGAGACAAGGCGAAAATGGCCGAATTAAAGGCAAAAAAACAGGAGATCACCGCCCAGATGAAACAGGTGTCTAAGAAGCTGCTTGTCCAAAGAGGGAAGGAGAAGCACTTCAAGCATACCCACTACAAGATCAGAAAAAGCGAAATAGATACGAGTGCGATCGCGGGCACCGAAGAGGTGTTTGAAGCCATGCAGGATATCCTGAAAAACGGCAAAAAGAGCAAGTATGTCATTGTAGACTCCAGAAGCATGATCGAGATAATCGGAGAGAGAAAGATGGACAATGTCGCCAGGGGCGGGCATATACCGGGCTCGACTTTCATAGAGTGGAAGAAGGTGACGGACTTCGAAAGGAAGAAGAGCTTCCGTCCGCTCAAGGAGCTGGAAGAGACTTTCAAGAAGTACGGAATCACCAAGGATAAGACGATCTACGCCTATTGCCAGGTGGGTGCCGGTCGCGGATCGGATATCGTAGTCGCTCTGCAACTGCTTGGATACAAGAATGTCAAAGTGTATACCGGGGCATGGGATACCTGGGGTAACAATATGAATCTGCCGATTCGACGCTAAGGGAGAGAGAAGATGACGAAAAATATGAAAAGAAGAGACTTTCTGAAGTTTTCCGGAGTAACGGCGGCACTGGTGGCCTCCCAGGGGAGCCTGTTCGCCAAAACCGGTGTAATCAAGGTAGAAAACGGCAAAGAGAACTATCCTAACACCACATATACGGAAGAGATGTACCGCAATGAATTCGACTTTACCCGCGGAAAGAAGGAGGAGACGGGGTTTGCGTACCACTGTGTAAACTGTCAGGGCAACTGTGCATGGGAGGTGTGGTCGCACAACGGCGTAGTGACACGTGAAAACCAGTCGGCCAGATATCCCTCCATCAATG
It encodes the following:
- a CDS encoding thiosulfate sulfurtransferase, rhodanese gives rise to the protein MKQWFRTLCFAAVFSASTLLGADKITIQPEEAVKLIGKPGYVFVSGDSETAFEGGHIKGSRNMYAHHLHHADLMGNLECEPLYQCPEHAEHYISSKGIKRSDTIIAYDNWRGPNATGVYSFFKSYGHKKVYILDGGLDGIKALDPNQKIYDRLKKEKRAVKKAYKKAKKAGDKAKMAELKAKKQEITAQMKQVSKKLLVQRGKEKHFKHTHYKIRKSEIDTSAIAGTEEVFEAMQDILKNGKKSKYVIVDSRSMIEIIGERKMDNVARGGHIPGSTFIEWKKVTDFERKKSFRPLKELEETFKKYGITKDKTIYAYCQVGAGRGSDIVVALQLLGYKNVKVYTGAWDTWGNNMNLPIRR